Genomic segment of Peribacillus frigoritolerans:
GCCAATAACTCTTGCTGTACAATTTTTGCATAAGGGTCCGCTTTATGTTGCTTTTTCGCTGCAACCTTGGAAGCCCAAAAAGCTTCTTCTGCAGCATCATCTTTTAGCCTGTTAGGTATATTCCCTGTATGATCCGCCATTGCCTGTTTCCAAAGTTCAATATAATCTGTCATCTTTTCTCCCCTGAATTCGTATGTATTTATCGGCTTTCACAGTGGTTTGGAGTTGCATATTAGTTTGTTTCAAATTAAAGCAAACAGCCAAATACTTCCTCTTTTAAATATATTAGCATACCATAGCAAAAACTTTGTTTTACACATAAGAAAAAGGAGCAAAAACTTTGCTCCTGCATCAAATATTGCTTATTATTCTTTACACTTTTATCTTTTCGATAAAGCTGACCACGTATTTTCAAGCCATTTATCAAAGTCTGCTCCTTTTTCACCCTCATATGTATCATATATATCCATTCTCATCTTCTGGAGTTTCTCTTTGAATTCAGTATATGTGTGATTTTCTGGTAAACTCTTCTTGATCCTGACTAAGATTTTGGTCAAACCTTTGACCAACTCTCCTTTTTTCCTTGCTGGCAATTGAACATCTTCACCTAAACTTTTCAATTGACGGTAGGCTGCCTCTTGAACTTTATATACAGAATCATTACTCATGATATGTGTGAGAATGTCGATTACTTGTTTACTTTTTGACTGACCTAATTCTTCGATCGCATCTAAACGTTCTCTCCAATTAGATTTGCGATTGGCAGATTTTTTTAATTCCTCATAGTTGGCAGGTAACTCGATACCCTTTGTTTCTTTGTTATTCAAATGAATCATTTCTCCTTCTGTCTTAGTATTCCGGATATCAAAATGTTAATCCGCTACTACAATAATCCCATTACCAGGAATGGTTTATTACATTCCTTATTATACCCTTTTCCATATTTTAATATAGTTAAATTCCTAAATCATCTGTTGTATCCTCAAATCAGTCGGGTGCCGGGGGTGCGATGCTTTGCTCTACAAACTTACTTGAACCTATAGCTCCAAAAGTAGCTTCAACAGTAAAAGGCATAAATCCTGCCTGGATTCATGCCCCTATAGTTGACTATGAAGTATGCAGACAATAATAGCAAATCTAGTCCACGTAATGTTTTTTATAATCTGGATGGATAGAAAACTTTTTACGTAAATTGGCGAGATTTACACCAAAGCTTTCTTCTAATAGTTCTCTATGCTTCTCCATGATTTCCATCAGATACAAATCATGAATCATGACTTCTGTAATGGGCATCACTAATCCTACATGCATGGTCCATGCTGCACGGCTATCTTTACCAAGCGAGACAATGCCTGCTACTACTTCTGAATCATCTCCACTGATAACAAGCCATCGTCCGCCATACTCTTCTGTAATTGCATAACCCATATAATGGAGGTAAACATTAGCAAAATCACATACGATTTCCCCATAGGCAATAATTGTTACATTGACCCCTTTATTTGCTGCCTGTCTTAGTTCATACTCTAATTCTTCGAATTCGTCTTCCCAAATCTCTAAGAGTATTCTTTTTTTAGCAGATAATATACAAGCTTTTACCTTATCGAGTATTTCATTGCGTCCCATGATATTCCAGATATTTTCACGGTCATTTGCAGAACGTTCAAACTCCGCTAATGATTTTTCTGCCCGTTCAAAATTCTCTTCTGCTTTTATCCGTCGGTTTTTTATTAGTTCCTTTGCAGGTACAGGCGTATATTGTGGTGTGTTTCCAGGACTAACCAGAATATCTCCTCTTATTGCGAGACTGTCCAGAATTTCATAGATTCTTGAACGTGGTACACCGGAGTTTTTTGCTACTGCATAGCCTGTTAATGGCGATTCTTCCAATAAGGTAAGATATGCTTTCGCTTCATATTCGGTAAAGTTTAGATTTTTTAATGTTTCTAAAATGTTTTCTTTCATAATCCCTCCAACACAACCTTAGTCGCTACCTTTGTAACTAATATTTTAACAAAATCTGTTGACGTTTTCCATTTTCATCTAATATACTTACATGAGTAGTTACTTTAGTAACCACTATTAAAGAGGAGAGGAGAAATAGTATGGATAGCTTACTTACATACATATCAATTGTTGCAATGATGGTTATTATACCAGGAGCAGATACTATGCTCTTAGTGAAAAACACGCTTAGCCATGGTACAAAAGCTGGACGGTATACGGTTCTCGGAATGGCAACGGGACTTTCTTTTTGGACGTTTATTGCAATTCTTGGATTATCTGTTGTGATTGCGAAATCTGTGATTCTTTTCAGTGCAATCAAATATTTGGGAGCCGCCTACTTAATTTATTTAGGGATAAAAAGTTTTTTTGCTAAAAGCGTTTTTTCTTTAAAAGAAATTCAAGCACAAGCAAATACACCTGCAAAGCATTCAAACCGGCATAATAAAGATTCCTTTATGCAAGCATTACTTAATAATATACTTAATCCAAAGACCGTTTTAGTTTATATTACAATCATGCCGCAATTTATCAATTTGAACGGAAATGTAAACCAGCAATTGATTATATTAGCCTTCATCTTAACCTTGCTCGCTGTAATGTGGTTTCTATTTCTTGTTTATCTAATTGATTACGCAAAAAAATGGATGAACAACTCCAAATTCCAGAAAGCATTCCAAAAATCAACTGGCTTAATTTTAATTGGTTTTGGGATAAAAACAGGAATATAAATTCATTTACTAACACATCTAATTTGATTCCATCCGTTCAGATAATTGAACGGTTTTTTTTATTTACGAACCGGCACCGATAATGGCATAAACTCAATCTTTTGTTCGTACATATGGCACTGCATTATTGGTCGGCAAAGATTTTTCCGCCTTCATCATTAAAAACAAAAACGTCAGTATTTTGCCATAAGAGCAGGAAATACTGACGGGTAATGTCCTATGAAGTTTGAAGTATCCCTTTTTGTCAATCCAAGCCGCAAACCTTGGCGAGTATTTC
This window contains:
- a CDS encoding HEAT repeat domain-containing protein, whose amino-acid sequence is MIHLNNKETKGIELPANYEELKKSANRKSNWRERLDAIEELGQSKSKQVIDILTHIMSNDSVYKVQEAAYRQLKSLGEDVQLPARKKGELVKGLTKILVRIKKSLPENHTYTEFKEKLQKMRMDIYDTYEGEKGADFDKWLENTWSALSKR
- a CDS encoding TrmB family transcriptional regulator, translating into MKENILETLKNLNFTEYEAKAYLTLLEESPLTGYAVAKNSGVPRSRIYEILDSLAIRGDILVSPGNTPQYTPVPAKELIKNRRIKAEENFERAEKSLAEFERSANDRENIWNIMGRNEILDKVKACILSAKKRILLEIWEDEFEELEYELRQAANKGVNVTIIAYGEIVCDFANVYLHYMGYAITEEYGGRWLVISGDDSEVVAGIVSLGKDSRAAWTMHVGLVMPITEVMIHDLYLMEIMEKHRELLEESFGVNLANLRKKFSIHPDYKKHYVD
- a CDS encoding homoserine/threonine efflux transporter, whose amino-acid sequence is MDSLLTYISIVAMMVIIPGADTMLLVKNTLSHGTKAGRYTVLGMATGLSFWTFIAILGLSVVIAKSVILFSAIKYLGAAYLIYLGIKSFFAKSVFSLKEIQAQANTPAKHSNRHNKDSFMQALLNNILNPKTVLVYITIMPQFINLNGNVNQQLIILAFILTLLAVMWFLFLVYLIDYAKKWMNNSKFQKAFQKSTGLILIGFGIKTGI